TTGTTGGAGCTGCTTTAACGAGGCCTTCTGGCCGTTTTGGCCATATagtttcttactgttaactagagggaaagggGAGTTTGCACGGAGCTTCCTCGAGATcccctgagccaccatgggcgctctaagcatcatggggcggagagctgccgactgcagaaccacaacttttggccaaaaaataataaaaaataaacgttgttcgataatcaagaatgtcctaacattcaatatcctgtctataaattacAAAAAGACGaggagaaaagcatgtaaatcTAAAGCGATACCTTGATCACAAAATACGacatttcgtgcttaacaagcgctttttaaaaaaaaatgttgaacaaATTTTGCTGCTTCAACattttaagaggttttttaattgcacttcggaaaccaaaaacattttattggcgtcgtgtgctgttgcgttttcgctactatggcttttgcgcactacattTGCGCCAAAATCGTCTGCGCCGCGGACGGAACGGCACATCTACGCCACTTctgttcgtgaaaaaaaaaaaaaaaacgactgtctcgcaccaagtagctcatcgccccatgatgctttgagcgcccatggtggctcaggcgcagcgccgccagctttccgtctAGTTAATAGTAAACTCTGTGGTTTTGGCCGCATGTATAAACCTTCTTTGAAAAATAGGCTTGCTAAGAACAGGTTGTAGAGCGGCCTCTAGCTCTGTGGCGTTGCTGGTAAATGgacctcgcgttttttttttttttagaatagaAAACATGCACGCGAGTATGCTGACATACTCATGTGCACCTCATACATACTCGAATGCGCAACCACATGCACATTCGTTAATTAATTACTTGATTGGCCTACGCTAATATATGATAATGAAGATACAACATCCCCAACAAACAATTGATGCTTCTGAAAGACGCTTATCTTTTCGATGCAGGTTATCCCATTGCGTACGTCGAGCGTCGTTTTCGGACTACTCCGAAATGTAATACCGTGCGATAATTAAGCCGCGGGGTATCCTGTCTTGCAGCTATGGCCAGGTGCATTTCTTGTGGAATGTCGATACTGATGAGAAACCTCAACAAATTCGAGATTTTTCGAATGTTTGCCTCTGCCGCCTCTGCCAAAAACTCCAAGCATCGCGACTGCCGAAGCAGGCGCGCACAGGTGCGGCCAAAATGATTAATAATGATTAATTATTACGAAGCACGCTTTGGTGTCTCAAGATTTTCACACGTTAGAGAAGGTATTATGGTTTCTTGCTTTCATACACGAGCGCACCAGCGGCATTATTTAACATAGACGGATGCATaaaagctgaaccctttaaatcgggcggtggttcaagtcACAGCAGCGCTCCTGTCGGCAATCCACACTTTCGAGATCACGCCGCCAATGCGACACAGCTGCCGCTTTTTCCACTGACCCTAGTTTTATTACACTACTGTTCGGCTTGGCCTAGCCATTGGCCTAGCACGCAATAGCAACGGCCGCTTTCAAATGGATGTCTGTATATGTGATACCGTTTGTGTTACGCAGAGACTGACCGTTGTTTATCTTATGACGCCAGTATTTTAAATACGCTGAGAGTCGTAGCTTTCGTGGCTGCATTGCGTGATCCGGCCTGAATGGCTCCACAGCGGCGTAAGCGGCGTTTCTCGTCGTCGTCGCCTGAAAGCGGCGGCGGTAGTAGTGATGGCAGCGAAGACGCATTAACGGTGTCGGACGTTACTTGCCCGGTGTGTCTGAGCCTTGTCGTCGAGCCTGTGACTATGCCGTGTGCTCACGAGGTTTGCAAGTCGTGCTTCACGAGCACTGTGCTCATGGCCAACAAGGAATGCCCAATGTGTCGCATGCGGATCGCATCATGGGCTCGGCGCGCGGCCCGCGAGGGTACCCTGGTGAACCGCAGGCGCTGGGAGCTCATCCAGAGACGCTTCCCGGCACAAGTCGCGAAGAGGCTCAGTGGAGAGGATAGCCGAGCAGGTAGTGTGGAAACACGTCTGCCCGatgcgcgtgctttttttttcgctgtcggGGAGCTAAATGGGTGTTGTCAGCGCGTACGAAAGTTGGTGTGGTTTACTAAAAGAGTACTCTTACCAAAAACAGTGGATCGCGGTGTGCCCCAGTTCTGCGCTTTTTCCTCGAACACAAACGCCTTCTCTCAGCGTGAGGCCAACGGCGAAACGATCGGAGCGGCAGCTTTGCGCTGCGGTTTCGGACATAGGAGCCCGGTATCCGCACTGCGATTTGAGTGATTTTGGGCCGGTTTTTGCACCCGACCAGCATTGCCCGATACTACCGAAACTTCCATTGTGAGACTATTGCCAGCGCAAGGGTGCGACGAGTTCGTTCCCAGACGTGTTATAACGTGAGAGCCATTGTTGGCAGCGATCCAAGTCGCCTGCTCGCCTTGATCGGCGATTATGTTGCATGAACTTGGGTCCCGTCTTTCTTCCTTAAATGGAGTTTTGCGTGAAAAGGGTACTGTTATATACTCCAAACGGCGACATATGAACGTGCATGCTTGTTCGAAGGTGCAAAGGAAGTATTCGAGTAGCAGAGGCGAGCTGAATACTTCATCGTGTGGAATCTTAAAGCTGAAGCAGCAAGGGGATCGTCACAGCGTGAAGTTGGGCTATCGCTCGTGTCATCCCTGATCCTcatgtcccgtcctttgcgctaattTATATTAAGGGACCCAGTTGTCATAACTTGTGTGGTCCTGTGACCCTGTGTGGTCATAACTTAtgttatagtaggatacaaatTAAAAAACCGCAGTGGGTAACAGTGTGCCACAGTCTGTGGCATCCTGTATTACACCGCTGACCAGCcacaacagtaaacaaaatcagGTTTAATGTTTGACGGTATCAGACAAGCCAGAGCCGTCAAAATTATTGAGCTTGTTATTTCATCTCATGATTGACTTTTTTAGGCAACAAGAAAGATTTAAAGGAatataggcacctaattttggtggcatgttttcttcactacaatgatgcggaagacactactatgcatgaatcaccatgtggtatttgcctacgacagctaaataatttataatcgaatttttgtgtcatgctgtttcggtttaaacagccgaACGATTTCTGTGACATCAAAGTGTGGTTATTTGTCACATGAGACATGGAAAAACTGCGGTATAATTGCcacttcatcgttttaattcactgcagtgctgaagtcaGCCTTCATCAAGAGCTGGAATGGCAATGAATTTAGAAGCaatgattatattgcagttttttttatgtctcttgtgacctataaccacactttgacatcacagtcatctttggctgttgaaactggaacagcacaagaaagaaattcgattataaattacttagcggtcataggagaataccacgtagtaatccatgtataataatgccttacacatcatcAAAAACCCAACGGTCTACTTTTTGTgccgcggaggaattctgttcgacaGTCCTCAATGTTGGTGTGTGGTCATAACTTGTGTAATCGTAGAATACAaagtaaaaaaacagcagttggtaacagtgTGTCACAGTCTGTGATGTCCTGTATTACTCTGCTGACCAATCGCAACAGTGAACAAAATCACaccaggcaagcgtagcatggggcgacAGAAAAttaagtgggtggatgagattaagaagtttgcggccgtacggtgggcgcagctggcagaggacagggttaattggaaagacgtgggagaggccattgccctgcagtgggcgtagttaggctgatgttgatgatggtgattttttctttggtttaacgtGGAGTGCTTCATGAATTTCTAACAAAATTCAAACTTTCCATTCCATTAGCACCTGCAAATACATCCTCAGCCTTATGGCGTGCTTACTTCACATGCTGACCTGCTCTAAATTTAAAGGTTTGGAACATGAACATTTCAGCAGAGATCTGTTTGGTCAGGAGGCAAAATTTGAAAGAAAAGACTGAAGCTCCGACCAAAGTCTCACGAGAAAACCTCTCATTTGAGTTTGGTCAGAGTGTCACGGCATTTTCTCTCTAAATTTATAGGGACAGTTTTTGTttttagtaaaaattgattctatgGCTCTTTCTTGGTATGTTGATGTTTATTGGGCAGGAAAAGATGCATATATTGCTgtgaaaattgcatttaaaaatcttcccatCATTCAGCTTTAACCTGTGGCACCTACACCGAAGAGGCCTCTGTGAGTACCATTGTGAAGTGAATGGCATAGCTTCTGGGATTCTTGCCCAATATGCTGTGTTGTTGCCCCGCAGTTTACCTGTGAAATTGCCAGTGATGGTGACAGTGTTCCAGTTTTTACCCTTTTATTACCTTTGTTTCTTTTGTCTTGTGCAGTGCACTACTTGCCCCTTCTATGATTGCTGAACCATCAAGGTCACTGGCAAGAAGAGAGAGCTAGGTTAAAGCTAAAGAAATGTGTCTATACTTCCGCTGTAATTGCATGTTCTtgtaatataaaataataattataataataatttgtttatgTGACTCCAGCATTTTCTTTATTGAATTTATGCTATCGTTTGCAAGACTTGAAAgatgtttttttgtgcatgcattgTTCCTGTTTGGTTGCGCTTCAAGCAGGGCTCTGCTTCTGAGGGACAGTGTCACAGTTAAGACAGACCAGTGATTCTGGTTGCAGGTACACCACAGCCAACATTGCTGCGGTCTCTTTCGGCACCCGGCGAGATTCGCCGCGAGTACGAGGAGCAGCGGCAGCGCGTTGAGGCCGAGTGGCGTCAGGAGCGTGAACAAGAAGCCCAGGCTGGCGAGGCCCTGGCTCAGCAGCTGGCTTCAGAAGAAGAGCGCATTCTGCAGGAGCAGCGAAGGCAGGAGCGGCGGGACCTGCGCCTGGCCTGCCTCTGGGGTGTGTTCGGAGACACCCCTGCCGTGCTGGCCGCTATGCCGGTTGTTAGGTCCCTGCTCATGCCAGATGACAATGACGATGAGGACAGTGCGTCCTCCTTCGTGGCACCAGAGGATCGGCCAAACGGTGTGTTTTTGCAAGTCTCCTTGCAACATATGATGCAAACAGCCTTTTCTTTCATCTGCTTTGTCCATGAAAGTGCGTGAACTTTCaggagtaagaaaaaaaatgcattagtGACTAGATTTTGCCGAGCTGTGCACATATAGACCGTAATGCTGTGTGCAACGTTTATGGCACAAACTAATTGTTCATTCTGGACTATGTTGATGGTGAAATTCTCATGCAGAACGCAAGAGTACTGTATATACTTGTGTAAATGCTGCACCTCCTACTTGGCAGCTGGTAAAGCGGGAAAAAAAGTTagtcaaaagaactgcttcatgTGTGCATAATTTTGCTCACGTGGTATGCTACGCTTGGAGCTGATAGACAATAACTGCCTGCAACACTCAGTATTACCGCGCGTGGGTCGTCCTGTGCACCGGACTCCGTCTGGAACCATGAACATGCGGAGCTGCAGCGTTGCTAACTCGTCTTGTGTGCTTGGCGTTTGCACCACTGTCGACGAAATGTTATGCTGCGCAGAAAAACTAGAACGGGGTGCACTCACACTGGCGGCACATTTCTTCATGGCGACGTGCCGCCTGCCAGGCTCAGGCACCATAGCAGCTTGCCGTTAGCCTGGTGTCGATAGGCCTAGCACGCTTCGCATCAAAGCTGCACTGAAAGTGCTTCGAATCTAGTCACAGTTTACTATAAAAGGTCTAACCTTGTTACCAGTTCACCATCACACAATAACCTCACATTACCTTTTGCTACCGCAAAAAAATGACCGATTTTGAGTGtttcaaaataaaaattatttcttcaagaaTTGCTAAATACACTGCACAATGTAATGCATCAGACTGTAGCTTATTGGTGATATTTTCGAACGAAATAAATGCCAGAGTTGTGTGTGCAAAACTTTTCTAAAATTAattggttaaatgttatgggaacgcacacacaaaaatacaagcaaaacaaaaataagccgcAGCACTGAACCAGAAGTTGACTACAAAAAAATGACAGTGAATATGACCAGCTACTATTCTTGTCATTTTCAGCTGCGTACATAATACACTGAACTTTCTGTGGCCTTTAAAGTTGGGGAATATGACTGCTGCGCCACTAGAGAATGCATCTGTGTGAGGACATGAGGTGGAGATAGATATGAAATGTGCTCCACATTACACTTGTTCTgagttttgttcttgtttttttatgACAGAGCTTGCAGTTCTTCTTTTTCTCCATATTTTTTTTCAGTGGATAGCGAATGCATTCTATGGGTGAAAAAAGGGAATGGCTTTCCTTGACATCATAATCAAAATCTGCTGATGCATTTGGTAAAATATATTGTCAGTATGTTGCGAAGACcctaaagcaccaaataaaaccactctcaCTATTTGCAAATCAAGTGCACGACATAAAATACAATGTGAACGGTAAAACAAATTACGAGTGAGTACGCGCCGATATCCCGGGCCCCTGAGACGAAGTCTCGCAATCGGAACTGAAATCCGACCATTCCGACCAAATTTGATGGCTGTTTATATCTAATAGCTGTGCCTGACAATGGCGTTTTCCTGGCTCATTTTCTAAACTGTTATGTATTTCACATGGCGAGATGCTTTGAACTGCATTAATGGACTTTGTGACAAGGTCATTAAGCTGTGTAGTGCCTCACTGTGTCTAGTCATcaccattttttttatcttgcttgTACAATCAATgatggaggaaaggaaatggtgtgaGCGCAAcgtgcttgatgtcctttgaaTGCATTCTAAAATTGTCTTGCTTTAAATATTTGCTTTATTCTTCTCAAACATTTCAGTTCACATTTGTTGTGACAGTCACTCAGGTGTACAAAAATTGCATGTTTAAACGAGCCCCATGATGATGGTGATTGGGCTTGTTGGAAGTGCAGACTTTTATCTTGTGCACGTGGTTGAAGAAGCCCTGCAGCTAAACCTTCCAAACTACCCTTACTCGCACGAGAACTTGGAGCATCACTGTCGCAAGTTATGAGTAGATCATCAGTTGCGAGAATGAAAGGTTGAAGGTTGATGGCCGTCTAAATAGTTGGATGGTAAATGCTTGTTTGGGCACACGGCTTTTTGCAGAATGCTTTCCACTTCCTTTGTCAGTGTGAGTTTCACCCTGCTATGTTCAGCATTCAAGATTAAATTCCGCAAGATACTGTGTGGAACTGTCATGTGTAAATGCCTAGTTTTGAGGCTGCTCAAATTGTCTGGTACCATGCTTGTGCAAGTGGAAGTGAAAATATGTACGACCTCTGCCGTTGCAGGTGGGACCACCGAGAATGTACAGACAACGCCCTCTCATGGAGGCGGTGACAGACTGTGTTCGCGCAGTGTT
The Amblyomma americanum isolate KBUSLIRL-KWMA chromosome 3, ASM5285725v1, whole genome shotgun sequence genome window above contains:
- the LOC144125133 gene encoding uncharacterized protein LOC144125133, with the protein product MAPQRRKRRFSSSSPESGGGSSDGSEDALTVSDVTCPVCLSLVVEPVTMPCAHEVCKSCFTSTVLMANKECPMCRMRIASWARRAAREGTLVNRRRWELIQRRFPAQVAKRLSGEDSRAGTPQPTLLRSLSAPGEIRREYEEQRQRVEAEWRQEREQEAQAGEALAQQLASEEERILQEQRRQERRDLRLACLWGVFGDTPAVLAAMPVVRSLLMPDDNDDEDSASSFVAPEDRPNGGTTENVQTTPSHGGGDRLCSRSVQTVLFETRQQETQTSEHGDRSSPSYLEEDLELARRIQRRLNRQSMLLPGRTYELRSRIVPTDRIE